A genome region from Streptomyces antimycoticus includes the following:
- the gnd gene encoding phosphogluconate dehydrogenase (NAD(+)-dependent, decarboxylating) translates to MATDTPMQLGMIGLGRMGANLVRRLTRDGHHCVVYDVNESAVRELESEGAVAAHSLGDLVTKLERPRAVWLMLPAAVVQSTLDQLTELLDPDDAVIDGGNSYYRDDITRAAQLTPHRLHYLDCGTSGGVWGLERGYCLMIGGEQEPVTRLDPIFRTIAPGAGSAEPTPSRHGDGTAPEGYLHCGPSGAGHFVKMVHNGVEYGMMAAVAEGLSIIEHADVGLRKRSADAETTPLREPEAYQYEIDVGEVAEVWRRGSVVGSWLVDLTADALARSPKLDEFTGRVSDSGEGRWTVRAAVDEGVPAAVITTALTDRFASRGLGEFADRVLSAMRSEFGGHAEKRSGR, encoded by the coding sequence ATGGCTACCGACACCCCCATGCAGCTCGGCATGATCGGGCTCGGCCGGATGGGCGCGAACCTCGTACGCCGGCTGACGCGCGACGGCCACCACTGTGTGGTCTATGACGTCAACGAGAGCGCGGTGAGGGAGCTGGAGAGCGAGGGCGCCGTCGCCGCCCACTCGCTCGGCGACCTGGTGACGAAGCTGGAGCGGCCACGGGCCGTCTGGCTGATGCTGCCCGCCGCCGTCGTACAGTCCACCCTCGATCAGCTCACCGAGCTCCTCGACCCGGACGACGCGGTCATCGACGGTGGCAACTCCTACTACCGCGACGACATCACCCGCGCGGCACAGCTCACTCCGCACCGGCTGCACTATCTGGACTGCGGAACATCGGGCGGGGTCTGGGGACTTGAACGCGGCTACTGCCTCATGATCGGCGGCGAGCAGGAGCCCGTCACCCGGCTCGACCCCATCTTCCGCACCATCGCGCCCGGCGCCGGTTCCGCCGAGCCGACACCGAGCAGACATGGCGACGGGACCGCGCCGGAGGGCTATCTCCACTGCGGTCCGAGCGGGGCCGGCCACTTCGTGAAGATGGTCCACAACGGGGTCGAGTACGGAATGATGGCCGCGGTCGCCGAGGGGCTCAGCATCATCGAGCACGCGGACGTCGGCTTGCGCAAGCGCTCGGCGGACGCGGAGACCACCCCGCTGCGCGAGCCGGAGGCGTACCAGTACGAGATCGACGTCGGCGAGGTCGCCGAAGTGTGGCGCCGCGGCTCGGTCGTGGGCTCCTGGCTCGTCGACCTCACCGCGGACGCACTGGCCCGGTCACCGAAGCTGGACGAGTTCACCGGGCGCGTCTCGGACTCCGGCGAAGGGCGATGGACGGTACGGGCCGCGGTCGACGAGGGCGTACCCGCCGCGGTGATCACCACGGCGCTCACCGACCGGTTCGCGTCCCGGGGCCTCGGCGAGTTCGCCGACCGGGTGCTGTCCGCCATGCGCAGCGAGTTCGGCGGACACGCCGAGAAGCGGAGTGGGCGATGA
- the zwf gene encoding glucose-6-phosphate dehydrogenase — translation MSGPDDHVIVLFGATGDLAKRKLLPGLFHLATAGLLPDGYRIVGSTPARSAMSEDAFRALAHDAVATFGRSKPTGPVWKTFEESLSFGAADPEDPGPLLAAVRAAEESLGGASRRLFHLAIPPSAFASIIGMLGDTDLPENAKVIVEKPFGTDLASAQALNETIHTVFDESQVFRIDHFLGKESVDNILALRFANGMFEPIWNRDHISYVQVDVPETLGLEGRAHFYEGTGAFRDMIVTHLIQVLGIVAMDPPVSLAAQPLRDEKDKVFEALRPIEPAHVVRGQYEGYLDEPGVAPDSSTETFTALRMEVDNWRWAGVPFYLRSGKSLAQRRQVITLGLREPPLRMFATELADQPQDRGNKIVIDFGDPGWIAAAFLAKEPGPAMRLEPATMTFCYAGSFCEENGLEGYERLILDAMLGDQSLFTRSDGIEHIWRASTPLLENPPPVQPYAPGSWGPEPAISDLIAPHPWHLPEPVQMFPGTGT, via the coding sequence ATGAGCGGGCCGGACGACCATGTGATCGTGCTCTTCGGCGCCACGGGGGACCTCGCCAAGCGCAAACTCCTGCCCGGGCTGTTCCACCTCGCCACGGCGGGCCTCCTCCCCGACGGCTACCGCATCGTGGGCTCGACACCGGCTCGCTCGGCCATGAGCGAGGACGCGTTCCGCGCCCTCGCGCACGACGCCGTGGCCACCTTCGGGCGGTCCAAGCCCACCGGGCCGGTGTGGAAGACCTTCGAGGAGTCGCTGTCCTTCGGCGCGGCCGACCCCGAGGATCCGGGCCCGCTGCTCGCGGCCGTACGGGCGGCCGAGGAGTCCCTCGGCGGGGCGTCACGCAGACTCTTCCACCTGGCCATCCCGCCCTCGGCGTTCGCGTCCATCATCGGCATGCTCGGCGACACGGACCTGCCGGAGAACGCGAAGGTGATCGTGGAGAAGCCCTTCGGCACCGATCTCGCGTCGGCGCAAGCGCTCAACGAGACCATCCACACCGTGTTCGACGAATCCCAGGTCTTCCGCATCGATCACTTCCTCGGCAAGGAGTCGGTGGACAACATCCTCGCCCTCCGCTTCGCCAACGGGATGTTCGAACCCATCTGGAACCGCGACCACATCAGCTATGTGCAGGTCGACGTGCCCGAGACGCTCGGACTCGAAGGCCGTGCCCACTTCTACGAAGGCACCGGGGCCTTCCGCGACATGATCGTCACGCATCTGATCCAGGTGCTCGGCATCGTGGCGATGGACCCACCGGTCTCGCTCGCCGCCCAGCCGTTGCGCGATGAGAAGGACAAGGTCTTCGAGGCGTTGCGCCCCATCGAACCCGCACATGTCGTGCGCGGCCAGTACGAGGGCTACCTGGACGAACCGGGGGTCGCTCCCGATTCGTCGACCGAGACGTTCACCGCGCTGCGGATGGAGGTGGACAACTGGCGGTGGGCCGGAGTCCCGTTCTACCTGCGCTCCGGCAAGAGCCTCGCACAGCGCCGCCAGGTGATCACCCTCGGACTGCGCGAGCCGCCCCTGCGGATGTTCGCCACCGAACTCGCCGATCAGCCGCAGGACCGCGGCAACAAGATCGTGATCGACTTCGGGGACCCCGGGTGGATCGCCGCCGCCTTCCTCGCCAAGGAGCCCGGCCCCGCCATGCGGCTCGAACCGGCGACGATGACCTTCTGCTACGCCGGCTCCTTCTGCGAGGAAAACGGGCTCGAAGGCTACGAACGCCTGATTCTGGACGCCATGCTGGGCGACCAGTCGCTGTTCACCCGGTCCGACGGCATCGAACACATCTGGCGGGCGTCCACGCCGCTCCTGGAGAACCCACCGCCGGTCCAGCCGTACGCCCCCGGCTCATGGGGCCCCGAACCGGCCATCAGCGACCTGATCGCACCCCACCCGTGGCATCTGCCGGAACCCGTCCAGATGTTCCCCGGAACCGGCACATGA
- a CDS encoding DNA-3-methyladenine glycosylase I: MTDRRCAWALSSDAMAACHDTEWGRPAHDDRHLFEMLLLEGVQAGPSWSTVLTKRENYRRALEAAGAAVEVRPSWACRPRRRPHGPECRPGPAPRGPAGVRRPGRVQRPWPVAEGSGYDVRLHAGEIYAGEGSRS; the protein is encoded by the coding sequence ATGACCGACCGCCGCTGCGCGTGGGCGCTGAGCTCCGACGCGATGGCGGCCTGTCACGACACGGAGTGGGGCCGTCCCGCGCACGACGACCGGCACTTGTTCGAAATGCTGCTCCTGGAAGGGGTCCAGGCGGGGCCGTCCTGGTCGACCGTGCTGACCAAGCGTGAGAACTACCGCCGCGCCCTCGAGGCCGCGGGTGCCGCTGTGGAAGTACGGCCATCGTGGGCGTGCCGCCCGCGGAGAAGGCCGCACGGACCAGAATGCCGTCCGGGCCCCGCCCCGCGGGGCCCGGCCGGTGTGCGCCGGCCGGGGCGTGTGCAACGCCCTTGGCCCGTCGCGGAGGGATCCGGCTATGACGTCCGGCTCCATGCAGGGGAAATTTATGCAGGGGAAGGGTCGCGCTCGTGA
- a CDS encoding LysR substrate-binding domain-containing protein encodes MPPAPEGIPLEALAGLEWVSFPRADSPAWYDELTAILRSHGLDPGVQAPKGQRLIAEVKLAAVSAGRAFAMAPPDWSQPIPAGVAWSPLVGHPLLRRTWAVWSADSRRQDLGRLIAAFEQPAAG; translated from the coding sequence ATGCCACCAGCCCCAGAGGGCATCCCCCTGGAGGCGCTGGCCGGGCTGGAGTGGGTGTCCTTCCCGCGTGCGGACAGCCCCGCCTGGTACGACGAGCTGACGGCGATCCTGCGCAGCCACGGCCTCGATCCGGGAGTGCAGGCGCCCAAGGGACAGCGGCTGATCGCGGAGGTGAAACTGGCGGCCGTCAGCGCCGGGCGGGCCTTCGCGATGGCTCCACCGGACTGGTCGCAGCCCATTCCCGCGGGAGTGGCGTGGTCGCCGCTGGTCGGCCACCCGCTCCTGCGCCGGACGTGGGCGGTGTGGTCGGCCGATTCACGGCGCCAGGATCTGGGGCGGCTCATCGCCGCGTTCGAGCAGCCGGCCGCCGGATAG
- a CDS encoding zinc-binding dehydrogenase, with translation MASCPGGEFPVGAKVAALMGGLGRTINGSYAEYTRASASNVALIESDLPWAELAVIPETYATAWTCLFRNLEITPGQTLVIRGATSAFGQAAVNLAVNAGARVIGTSRNRERFALLEELGVERAELEEPHLSERIPEAKRLDAVLDLVGNTTILDSLAMLRRGGRACLAGWLGGLDPIRDFNPLLQMASGVHLTFFGSFVFGTPGFPLSDVPLQAIAEQVAAGRLKAKPSRVFRFEDIHEAHRVMEAGEGKGKMVVVLD, from the coding sequence GTGGCATCGTGCCCCGGCGGTGAGTTCCCCGTCGGGGCGAAGGTCGCCGCGCTGATGGGCGGCCTCGGACGCACCATCAACGGCAGCTACGCGGAATACACCCGGGCGTCGGCGTCGAATGTGGCACTCATCGAATCCGACCTGCCCTGGGCCGAGCTGGCCGTCATCCCGGAAACCTACGCGACCGCCTGGACATGCCTGTTCCGCAATCTGGAGATCACCCCGGGGCAGACCCTGGTCATCCGGGGAGCGACCTCGGCCTTCGGCCAGGCCGCCGTCAACCTCGCGGTGAACGCCGGTGCCCGCGTCATCGGCACCTCGCGCAACCGTGAGCGCTTCGCCCTCCTGGAGGAACTCGGCGTGGAGCGAGCCGAGTTGGAGGAGCCCCACCTCTCCGAGCGGATCCCCGAAGCCAAGCGGCTCGACGCGGTGCTCGACCTGGTGGGCAACACCACCATCCTCGACTCCCTGGCCATGCTGCGCCGAGGCGGCCGCGCCTGCCTGGCGGGCTGGCTCGGTGGGCTCGACCCGATCAGGGACTTCAACCCGCTGCTGCAGATGGCAAGCGGCGTCCATCTGACCTTCTTCGGCAGCTTTGTGTTCGGGACGCCTGGTTTCCCGCTCTCCGATGTGCCGCTCCAGGCGATCGCGGAGCAGGTGGCGGCGGGCCGCCTCAAGGCGAAGCCCTCGCGTGTGTTCCGATTCGAGGACATCCACGAAGCGCATCGCGTGATGGAGGCGGGCGAGGGCAAGGGCAAGATGGTGGTCGTCCTTGATTGA
- a CDS encoding SDR family oxidoreductase has protein sequence MIVVGRTEEKSRKTVAAAPPGSTVAARVADVSDAIAFLASADARFVNGVQLPVDGGTPGLLGPAPHVLSTPGGENRELFGILAAV, from the coding sequence GTGATCGTGGTCGGACGCACCGAGGAGAAGTCGCGGAAGACGGTCGCCGCCGCGCCCCCCGGTTCGACGGTCGCCGCACGGGTCGCGGACGTCTCCGACGCCATCGCCTTCCTGGCCAGTGCCGATGCCCGGTTCGTCAATGGCGTCCAGCTCCCGGTCGACGGTGGGACTCCGGGCCTCCTCGGGCCGGCCCCGCATGTTCTGAGCACCCCAGGTGGCGAGAATCGGGAGCTGTTTGGCATTCTCGCCGCTGTTTGA
- a CDS encoding HD domain-containing protein produces MTDENKSAKKFARRTMLQHGAGIAAVGAMSALATAASTAPAAARTTGAKSTPGTLPSTVAGVRIPDSGLAREAVTYAQKVCSETIFNHSLRTYLFGALIFDRRGVTYDRELVFVAAVLHDLGLIEAFRTPTERFEVDGADAARKFLTERRVPAERAELVWDAIALHTNVGIATRKRPEIAMISVGSGMDFAGNDLQQIPSDALEDVLTTFPRKGFKKNAIDTILSLCRTKPMAELMHPFAEVGRRHIPGFSVPTVEDLVLAAPFTE; encoded by the coding sequence ATGACCGACGAGAACAAGAGCGCAAAGAAATTCGCCCGGCGTACGATGCTGCAACATGGCGCCGGTATCGCCGCGGTGGGAGCGATGTCCGCGCTCGCCACCGCGGCATCCACCGCGCCTGCCGCCGCACGCACCACGGGGGCGAAGTCGACCCCGGGCACCCTGCCCTCGACCGTGGCCGGGGTCCGCATTCCCGACAGCGGACTGGCCCGGGAAGCCGTGACCTACGCACAAAAAGTGTGCTCCGAGACAATCTTCAATCATTCCCTGCGGACGTATCTCTTCGGCGCTCTGATATTCGACCGGCGCGGCGTCACCTACGACCGGGAACTCGTATTCGTCGCCGCGGTTTTGCATGACCTCGGACTGATCGAGGCGTTCCGGACCCCGACCGAGCGCTTCGAGGTCGACGGCGCCGACGCCGCACGGAAATTCCTGACGGAACGACGTGTGCCGGCCGAACGGGCGGAACTGGTCTGGGACGCGATCGCGCTGCACACCAACGTCGGTATCGCGACGCGGAAGAGGCCGGAGATCGCCATGATCTCCGTCGGCTCCGGTATGGATTTCGCCGGAAACGACCTCCAGCAGATCCCGTCCGACGCTCTTGAGGATGTGCTCACCACCTTCCCCAGGAAGGGGTTCAAGAAGAACGCGATCGACACGATCCTCTCGCTGTGCCGCACCAAGCCCATGGCGGAGCTCATGCACCCCTTCGCCGAGGTCGGCCGCCGTCATATCCCCGGCTTCTCGGTGCCCACCGTGGAGGATCTGGTGCTCGCCGCGCCCTTCACGGAGTGA
- a CDS encoding alpha/beta fold hydrolase — protein MTSSPTPLPTPGGPGSAARAPGLPDGFTDTFTSRSVDTGRVRLHAVTGGEGPALLLLCGWPQTWYAWRLLMPALARDFHVVAPDPRGVGLSGKPLDGYDTGTLATDMVALMEALGHRRFAMVGHDVGMWTGYALAADHPDRLDRLAVAEAAIPGLSPSPPLFGSGDANDRLWHFGFNRLPDLNEQLVSGREELYFGHQFATKAAKALPDHAVRHYVDTLAADPEALRSSFAFYRALDTTIAQNQQRKTRRLTLPVLTLAGAENLGEAVGNTMRLAADDVESHILPGCGHYPAEEVPEAMLAALTVFLAPYRDSSITP, from the coding sequence ATGACTTCCTCCCCCACTCCCCTGCCCACGCCCGGGGGCCCCGGCTCCGCCGCCCGGGCGCCGGGCCTCCCGGACGGCTTCACCGACACCTTCACCAGCCGCTCCGTCGACACCGGACGCGTGCGCCTGCACGCCGTGACCGGCGGTGAAGGACCCGCGCTGCTGCTGCTGTGCGGCTGGCCCCAGACGTGGTACGCCTGGCGCCTGCTGATGCCGGCGCTGGCCCGGGACTTCCATGTCGTCGCGCCCGATCCGCGCGGTGTCGGACTGTCCGGCAAACCCCTGGACGGGTACGACACCGGCACGCTCGCGACCGACATGGTGGCGCTGATGGAGGCGCTGGGGCATCGGCGGTTCGCCATGGTCGGCCACGACGTCGGGATGTGGACCGGTTATGCCCTGGCCGCCGATCACCCGGACCGGCTCGACCGGCTGGCCGTCGCCGAGGCCGCCATCCCGGGCCTGTCCCCCTCACCGCCGCTGTTCGGCAGCGGGGACGCCAACGACCGCCTGTGGCACTTCGGCTTCAACCGCCTCCCCGACCTCAACGAGCAGTTGGTCAGCGGCCGGGAAGAGCTCTACTTCGGCCACCAGTTCGCCACGAAGGCCGCGAAGGCGCTGCCCGACCACGCCGTCCGGCACTACGTCGACACCCTCGCGGCCGACCCGGAGGCCCTGCGCTCCAGCTTCGCGTTCTACCGTGCGCTGGACACGACCATCGCGCAGAACCAGCAGCGCAAGACCCGGCGGCTGACCCTCCCCGTCCTGACCCTCGCGGGCGCGGAGAACCTGGGCGAGGCGGTCGGCAACACGATGCGGCTCGCCGCGGACGACGTGGAGAGTCATATCCTGCCCGGCTGTGGCCACTACCCCGCCGAGGAGGTCCCGGAGGCGATGCTGGCCGCGCTGACCGTCTTCCTGGCGCCGTACCGGGACAGCTCCATCACTCCGTGA
- a CDS encoding MFS transporter encodes MVIAFEKARMMIDNIAPDIRTAAAPPAEERRARGGFWLVAGVYTLVMLGGTLPIPLYVFWAPQMGFGPFTTTLVFAVYALGTVLALMVFASLSDAVGRRPLLIAALVAAAASTSLFLVAEDVGTLLAARFLCGVGTGIFTATATAALGELAGEEHARRASVVSTAANMGGLGLGAVVAGLFAQYGTDPTRLVFWVYLASLGPALLALVVTPETVTARRRPTVSVRRPTVPGRPAARAEFLRAATAVLAAFAVSGLFSSLVPSFLRERLHVHNLAAVGAEVGLLFLIALVAQVAAPARWVSGRWAAPVFLIAGVAVFETGLWTRSLVTFVVGTLLAGTGIGLAFRRGIAVTQRLADPRRRADLLATYFLSAYTGTIVPTLALGLLDQAINQNVATLILAVAVVATTLGGALSRPAT; translated from the coding sequence GTGGTTATCGCATTCGAAAAGGCCCGCATGATGATCGACAACATCGCACCGGACATCCGCACAGCGGCTGCGCCACCCGCCGAAGAGCGCCGGGCGCGCGGCGGGTTCTGGCTCGTGGCCGGGGTGTACACCCTGGTCATGCTGGGTGGGACGCTGCCGATTCCGCTGTATGTGTTCTGGGCGCCCCAGATGGGCTTCGGACCGTTCACCACGACGCTGGTCTTCGCCGTCTATGCGTTGGGGACCGTGCTCGCCCTCATGGTGTTCGCCTCGCTGTCCGACGCCGTGGGCCGCCGCCCCCTCCTGATCGCCGCCCTGGTCGCCGCGGCCGCGAGCACCTCGCTGTTCCTCGTCGCCGAGGATGTGGGAACCCTGCTGGCAGCGCGGTTCCTGTGCGGCGTGGGCACCGGCATCTTCACCGCCACGGCGACCGCGGCGCTGGGCGAGCTCGCCGGGGAGGAGCACGCCCGGCGGGCGTCCGTCGTCTCCACTGCGGCGAACATGGGCGGGCTGGGGCTGGGCGCCGTCGTCGCCGGCCTGTTCGCCCAGTACGGCACGGACCCCACGCGCCTGGTGTTCTGGGTCTATCTCGCGAGCCTGGGGCCGGCCCTCCTCGCCCTCGTCGTCACCCCGGAGACCGTCACCGCGCGGCGCCGCCCCACGGTGTCCGTGCGCCGTCCGACCGTCCCCGGCCGGCCGGCGGCGCGGGCCGAATTCCTGCGGGCCGCCACGGCCGTCCTCGCCGCGTTCGCGGTCAGCGGGCTGTTCTCGTCGCTGGTGCCGTCCTTCCTCCGGGAACGGCTGCACGTCCACAATCTCGCGGCCGTCGGCGCGGAGGTCGGACTGCTGTTCCTCATCGCCCTGGTCGCGCAGGTGGCCGCCCCGGCACGGTGGGTCTCCGGGCGCTGGGCGGCGCCGGTGTTCCTCATCGCGGGCGTCGCGGTGTTCGAGACCGGGCTGTGGACACGGTCACTGGTGACGTTCGTCGTCGGCACGCTCCTGGCGGGTACCGGCATCGGCCTGGCGTTCCGCCGTGGCATCGCGGTCACCCAGAGGCTGGCCGACCCGCGGCGCAGGGCGGATCTGCTCGCGACGTACTTCCTGTCCGCCTACACCGGCACGATCGTGCCCACGCTGGCCCTGGGCCTCCTCGACCAGGCCATCAACCAGAACGTGGCGACCCTGATCCTCGCCGTCGCCGTCGTCGCGACGACCCTCGGCGGCGCGCTGAGCCGCCCCGCCACATGA
- a CDS encoding TetR/AcrR family transcriptional regulator: MSGRKQFDVERALDQAMRVFWQRGYADASLDALASATGLGRGSLYGTFGNKDTLFRQCLDRYVSIYGARYERALAAYPGDPVRAVEAFFDVILARIADPDVPTGCLIAQSATQSLTLKEENGAKVRGLLDLQHRRVREALADSSADPQVLDELATYVVAVNQSLAVLSRAGTPDAQLRSVVRLACTTVADTLARTTSEGAARG; this comes from the coding sequence ATGTCGGGCCGGAAGCAGTTCGATGTGGAGAGGGCCCTTGACCAGGCCATGCGGGTGTTCTGGCAGCGCGGGTACGCGGACGCCTCGCTCGATGCCCTCGCCTCCGCCACCGGCCTCGGGCGCGGCTCCCTCTACGGCACCTTCGGCAACAAGGACACGCTGTTCCGCCAGTGCCTGGACCGCTATGTGTCGATCTACGGCGCCCGGTACGAGCGGGCGCTCGCCGCGTACCCCGGTGATCCGGTGCGCGCGGTGGAGGCGTTCTTCGACGTCATCCTGGCCCGCATCGCCGACCCGGATGTCCCCACCGGGTGCCTCATCGCGCAGTCCGCCACGCAGTCACTGACGCTCAAGGAGGAGAACGGTGCCAAGGTGCGCGGTCTGCTCGACCTGCAGCACCGGCGGGTGCGCGAGGCGCTGGCGGACTCCTCGGCCGACCCTCAGGTGCTCGACGAGCTCGCCACGTACGTCGTCGCCGTCAATCAGTCGCTGGCCGTGCTGAGCCGCGCCGGTACGCCGGACGCGCAACTGCGCTCCGTGGTCCGGCTCGCGTGCACAACGGTGGCGGACACCCTCGCCCGGACGACGAGCGAGGGCGCCGCGCGAGGTTAG